DNA sequence from the Pseudomonadota bacterium genome:
CTCACGGTTTAAAGCCATTATTGACGGTGGACGTATGGGAACATGCTTATTATCTTGATTATCAAAACAAACGTAATGAATACCTTGACGCATTCATCGAAAACTTTATCAACTGGGATTTTGTCAATTCTAATCTCGCTTAATAGATAGTTACAAAACTGATGGCAACATTGAGGAGGCCTGCTGCTAATGGATGACAGTATAATATGTTTTACCCTTGGATTATCACAAACGGATATACAGGCCGGAATGGCGGCCTTTGCTGAAATGGCACAGGGATCAAATGCACTGGAAGTAATTCCTGTCACAGAAGATTTGTTTACCAAAACTGTAGGCGATGTGATCGAAGAAAAGGTTAAGACATTAACTGAAAACAAAGCAGCAAAGCCTTCTGCCGATTGCAACCGCAAAACTCCCGCATCCGGCAATTACCGTATGGTACTGATAAATTCTGAAGATAAAGAGCAAGTAATACAGATCCTAAGAAGTTATAAACAGGTGTTGCCCGATCCGCAGGATGTGATTATTGCTATGATCACAGAAACAGCCCGAACATGGAATTTTCTGGAATATCTTATGCACCTTGATAAAGAACACGAATACAGAAAAACCCACCCTCCTCAAAATGACCCGGATATGAAACGGATGTAAAATCTTTCTTTTTTATTCTATTCGAAATAAATAATAAATTCCATATCCGGCGTTTTATTATATGAAGCAGGTTTGTCTTTCCAGAACCAGACAACAGCCTTGGCCGGCCAGCCAGTGATACTGATATCATCTGTTGGCGGGGTGCTTGGACTAACATTATTGCATCCTCCCGGATAC
Encoded proteins:
- a CDS encoding DUF3783 domain-containing protein, producing the protein MDDSIICFTLGLSQTDIQAGMAAFAEMAQGSNALEVIPVTEDLFTKTVGDVIEEKVKTLTENKAAKPSADCNRKTPASGNYRMVLINSEDKEQVIQILRSYKQVLPDPQDVIIAMITETARTWNFLEYLMHLDKEHEYRKTHPPQNDPDMKRM